A portion of the Ricinus communis isolate WT05 ecotype wild-type chromosome 10, ASM1957865v1, whole genome shotgun sequence genome contains these proteins:
- the LOC107261677 gene encoding probable E3 ubiquitin-protein ligase RHC1A, giving the protein MSSGRNTHWCYSCRRPVRLRGRDAVCPYCTGGFVQELDDMVQFNPLDFFGLDNDDDREQRYGLMEAFSAFMRHRLAQRSHDTRMRSDSIPEPTPGFGPLLIFGGQIPFRLSGNGGFEALFPGAPGFAFTRGNTGDYFIGPGLEELFEQLSANDRRGPPPASSSSIDAMPTIKITQRHLRTDSHCPVCKDKFELGSEARQMPCNHMYHSDCIVPWLVQHNSCPVCRQELPPQGSSGSSSYQSSSSRSGNNHYNGRENVREGRRNPLSYLWPFRTSTSSSNNDGSTGSSSATVHENNHHQTGYSGWPFD; this is encoded by the coding sequence ATGTCAAGTGGCAGAAATACGCACTGGTGTTACAGCTGCAGGCGGCCAGTTCGTCTGCGAGGGCGAGATGCAGTTTGCCCCTATTGTACTGGAGGATTTGTTCAAGAACTTGATGATATGGTGCAATTCAATCCACTGGATTTCTTTGGATTGGATAATGATGATGACCGTGAGCAAAGATATGGGCTCATGGAAGCGTTTTCAGCTTTTATGAGGCATCGATTGGCACAAAGAAGCCATGACACCAGAATGAGATCAGATTCAATTCCAGAACCTACACCAGGGTTTGGTCCATTGTTGATATTTGGCGGCCAAATTCCCTTTAGGTTGTCTGGAAATGGTGGGTTTGAAGCTCTCTTTCCTGGAGCTCCTGGATTTGCATTTACACGAGGTAATACTGGTGATTATTTTATAGGCCCTGGATTGGAAGAACTATTCGAACAGCTTTCTGCTAATGATCGCCGTGGTCCTCCCCCAGCATCCAGTTCATCAATTGATGCAATGCCCACCATTAAGATCACCCAGAGGCATCTTCGTACTGATTCACACTGTCCAGTATGCAAAGACAAATTTGAGTTGGGAAGTGAAGCTAGGCAGATGCCATGTAACCACATGTACCACTCAGACTGCATAGTCCCGTGGCTAGTCCAGCATAACTCGTGCCCTGTCTGTCGTCAGGAGCTACCACCGCAAGGATCAAGTGGTAGCAGTAGTTACCAAAGCTCAAGTTCTCGAAGCGGAAACAACCATTACAATGGAAGAGAGAATGTCAGGGAAGGAAGACGGAACCCATTGTCTTATTTGTGGCCATTCCGCACATCTACTTCCAGTTCTAACAATGATGGGTCTACCGGAAGCAGTTCAGCCACCGTACATGAAAATAACCATCATCAAACGGGGTATTCAGGATGGCCTTTTGACTAG